From Humisphaera borealis, the proteins below share one genomic window:
- a CDS encoding beta strand repeat-containing protein yields MQTGPLGTASLTKGNAGTLTLTAANTWTGGTRINNGRLVLAGGDNRLSVAGGLTFGNAANSGIVQLGDAAAASNQTVTNLTISGTGAANAVVGGHTSNSVLTINNSAAITASPIFGGVGTNENNLSLVKTGTGSLTLDKSNSFAGNLDVQSGQVTITNGSALGTGTKTVSLSTAGAAAPSLRLNAAAGFGLDASIALVTSNDDATAPAILNAGGTNIIGGTIGLAGGGFGGGHTRIGIAAGSLAINGNITPTASAGADRVLTLDAAAATSGTINGLVNDNAGFKISVVKEGAGTWTLSGANNYGGSTTVNTGRLNITTAQTGNGAISVATGASLGVSLASAGQTLNAPSLTLAAGASLSLNLGGFGNPSVAAITPTTFSTAAVNQINVAATGLAIGAFDLIDYAGSIGGSGFAGLSLGSLPARVSAELVDAPGVVRLKINSFDLPRWTGAVDAVWDLDPDGTGATGTANWALAGGGATKYLQGTGGTDSVVFDDSATGSTTISLFATTPLTPASIKVDASSKTYTFVGSGRISGSSSLLKTGTSTLILANTGGNDFNGVTSIVGGTLQIGDGSTPLAGQLGTGDVINNAALVFNRPDDLTAANSISGLGSVTKQGAGVLTLSGVNATYTGSITVAAGTLKVGNAAALGTASGNTAVAAGATLDITGFSLSEPIQLNGGTIKSLSGTVTATTGTLTLNGGGTADVTAGTFTISGPVGGTGGFSKSGAGTTVLGGTTSFAGGLTVNAGTLILSTNAGYTGGTTVTGGTLQIGASVSATAGAPGTGDIALNPAAAGIATLNILRGDSLVISNNITSSGAGTNAVTIGAAGSGTITFSGTNTFTGNVTVNAGSLVITNSSALGIGPKSVSLANASLPSLRLDGSAGPITLAAGINFRASSDGSGTNPGAIVNVAGNNIINGDIALVNGGGGQGRVVSLADTLTLNGLIDANTATGARTLLIGGPGNGIVNGAVADWLDTATSANRVVSVTKDGTGTWTLAGTNTFTGAVAIQNGTLRVGSVATNGTAQPLGVASSAITLGAATTSGTFEYTGPTATLDRPITVVANSIGSVVRNSGGGVLTLGGAITKNGTKLTLTGGTFVVNGNITGANANSDLIIDAATVTLAGAASTYNGPTLVYGGATLKNGVLNGIPVGSTLTLGQASSNTAGTFDLGGFDQTLSGIASAGSAVSQVTNSAASGTATLTITGSSSFGGLLKDGPTASLALAKSTGGVLTITGANTYGGPTSVTAGTLLANNSTGSATGSGAVSVSGGGTIGGSGSIAGNLTIAGLGTLSPGNSVGTITTSGGQEWQGGGTYRWEIADPSLAPGTGWDLAELGAGTLKISATPASKFKIDIVQQGSAAPAGAVDPDAWFTIAHAGALTDAAGAPLDLLTVSNLFDLPSNVGEAWEVRVQDVGGGGGYNIQLSAVPEPASLAGIAVAATGLLSRRRRARRLRS; encoded by the coding sequence TTGCAGACCGGTCCTCTGGGTACCGCCAGCTTGACCAAGGGCAACGCCGGCACCCTGACCCTCACCGCCGCCAACACCTGGACCGGCGGCACCCGCATCAATAACGGGCGGCTCGTTCTCGCCGGCGGCGACAACCGGCTTTCGGTCGCCGGAGGGTTAACCTTCGGCAATGCCGCCAACAGCGGCATTGTGCAGCTCGGCGACGCCGCCGCTGCGAGCAACCAGACCGTCACCAACCTGACGATCTCCGGCACCGGCGCCGCCAACGCCGTCGTGGGTGGACATACCAGCAACTCCGTCCTCACGATCAACAACTCAGCGGCGATCACCGCGTCGCCGATCTTCGGCGGCGTTGGCACCAACGAGAACAATCTGTCACTGGTCAAGACCGGCACCGGCAGTCTGACGCTGGACAAAAGCAATTCCTTCGCCGGCAACCTGGACGTGCAAAGCGGCCAGGTGACGATCACCAACGGCAGCGCCCTGGGCACCGGCACCAAAACGGTGTCACTCAGCACGGCCGGTGCAGCAGCCCCCAGCCTGCGCCTCAACGCCGCGGCAGGGTTCGGACTCGATGCATCGATCGCGCTCGTCACCAGCAACGATGACGCGACCGCGCCTGCCATCCTCAACGCCGGCGGCACCAACATCATCGGCGGCACCATCGGCCTGGCCGGCGGGGGCTTTGGCGGAGGCCACACCCGCATCGGCATCGCCGCCGGGTCGCTCGCGATCAACGGAAACATCACCCCGACCGCATCGGCGGGCGCGGACCGGGTTCTTACGCTCGACGCCGCTGCCGCCACCTCCGGAACGATCAACGGCCTGGTCAACGACAACGCCGGATTCAAGATTTCAGTCGTCAAGGAAGGCGCTGGCACCTGGACCCTTTCCGGGGCGAACAACTACGGCGGATCGACGACCGTCAACACCGGCCGCTTGAACATCACGACAGCCCAGACCGGCAATGGTGCGATTTCCGTTGCTACCGGTGCTTCGCTGGGCGTCTCGCTCGCCTCGGCGGGGCAGACCCTGAACGCGCCATCGCTCACACTTGCCGCCGGGGCTTCGCTCTCGCTGAACCTCGGCGGGTTCGGCAATCCGTCCGTCGCCGCTATCACGCCAACGACCTTCTCGACCGCCGCCGTGAACCAGATCAACGTCGCCGCGACCGGGCTGGCGATCGGCGCTTTCGACCTGATCGATTACGCCGGAAGCATCGGCGGTTCCGGCTTTGCCGGGCTCTCGCTGGGTTCCCTGCCGGCACGCGTGTCGGCAGAACTGGTCGATGCACCCGGCGTCGTGCGGTTGAAGATCAACTCTTTCGATCTGCCGCGCTGGACCGGCGCAGTCGATGCGGTCTGGGACCTTGACCCCGACGGCACAGGCGCTACCGGCACTGCCAACTGGGCTCTGGCCGGCGGCGGCGCAACGAAATACCTCCAGGGCACCGGAGGGACCGATAGCGTTGTGTTCGACGACTCGGCAACAGGTTCCACCACCATCTCGCTCTTCGCTACGACGCCACTGACGCCGGCTTCGATCAAGGTCGATGCTTCCTCCAAAACCTACACCTTCGTCGGAAGCGGAAGAATCAGCGGCTCGTCCAGCCTACTGAAAACGGGAACAAGCACCCTTATTCTCGCCAATACCGGCGGCAACGATTTCAATGGCGTCACGTCCATCGTCGGCGGCACGCTCCAGATCGGCGACGGATCGACCCCGCTCGCCGGACAACTGGGAACCGGGGATGTCATCAACAACGCGGCACTCGTCTTCAATCGCCCCGACGACCTCACCGCAGCCAACTCCATCAGCGGTTTGGGTTCGGTCACAAAGCAGGGCGCGGGCGTCCTGACACTGTCGGGTGTGAACGCGACCTATACCGGGTCGATCACCGTCGCGGCCGGCACTTTGAAGGTCGGCAACGCCGCCGCCTTGGGGACTGCTTCCGGCAACACCGCCGTCGCCGCCGGCGCGACACTCGACATCACCGGCTTCAGCCTGAGTGAGCCCATTCAACTCAACGGTGGCACGATCAAATCGCTCAGCGGAACGGTCACCGCAACGACCGGCACGCTGACGCTCAACGGCGGTGGAACGGCCGACGTCACCGCCGGAACGTTCACCATCAGCGGCCCAGTCGGCGGGACCGGCGGGTTTTCAAAGAGCGGCGCCGGCACCACCGTGCTGGGTGGCACGACGAGCTTCGCCGGCGGACTGACCGTCAACGCCGGTACGCTCATCCTTTCCACCAATGCAGGCTACACCGGCGGAACAACCGTCACTGGTGGCACGCTTCAGATCGGAGCGAGTGTCTCCGCCACCGCCGGCGCGCCGGGAACGGGCGACATCGCCCTCAACCCCGCCGCAGCCGGCATCGCGACGCTGAACATTCTTCGCGGCGACAGCCTGGTGATCTCGAACAACATCACCAGCAGTGGTGCCGGCACCAACGCCGTCACGATCGGCGCGGCCGGAAGCGGTACGATCACCTTCAGCGGAACCAATACCTTTACCGGCAACGTGACCGTCAACGCCGGTTCCCTGGTGATCACCAACAGCAGCGCGCTAGGCATCGGCCCCAAGTCGGTCAGTCTTGCGAACGCTTCGCTGCCGAGCCTGCGGCTCGACGGCTCGGCCGGTCCGATCACACTCGCGGCTGGCATCAACTTCCGGGCCAGCAGCGACGGTTCGGGCACTAACCCCGGAGCGATCGTCAACGTTGCCGGGAATAACATCATCAACGGCGACATCGCGCTGGTGAACGGCGGTGGCGGCCAGGGCAGGGTCGTCTCTCTCGCCGACACACTTACCCTCAACGGCCTTATCGACGCCAACACCGCCACCGGTGCGCGGACGCTGCTCATCGGCGGTCCGGGCAACGGTATCGTCAACGGCGCGGTCGCCGACTGGCTCGATACGGCCACCAGCGCCAACCGCGTGGTTTCCGTCACCAAGGACGGGACCGGAACCTGGACGCTCGCCGGAACCAACACCTTCACGGGCGCCGTCGCCATCCAGAACGGAACCCTCCGGGTCGGCAGCGTCGCGACGAACGGCACGGCACAGCCACTCGGCGTCGCATCGAGCGCCATCACGCTCGGTGCAGCGACAACCAGCGGCACCTTCGAGTACACCGGGCCGACCGCGACCCTCGATCGGCCGATTACCGTCGTCGCCAACAGCATCGGCAGCGTGGTCCGCAACAGCGGCGGCGGTGTTCTGACCCTCGGCGGAGCAATCACCAAGAACGGTACCAAGCTCACGCTGACCGGCGGCACCTTTGTCGTGAACGGCAACATCACCGGTGCCAACGCCAACTCAGACCTGATCATCGACGCCGCCACGGTCACTCTTGCGGGCGCGGCCAGCACCTATAACGGACCGACGCTGGTGTACGGCGGGGCGACACTCAAGAACGGCGTACTCAACGGCATTCCAGTCGGTTCCACGCTGACACTCGGCCAAGCCTCGAGCAACACCGCCGGCACCTTTGATCTCGGCGGGTTTGACCAGACCCTCAGTGGCATTGCCTCGGCCGGATCGGCCGTCAGCCAGGTCACCAACTCGGCCGCATCCGGCACGGCGACACTGACCATCACCGGATCGAGCAGCTTCGGCGGTCTTCTGAAAGACGGTCCGACCGCGTCGCTGGCGCTGGCCAAGAGCACCGGCGGCGTCCTGACCATCACGGGTGCCAACACCTACGGCGGCCCGACTTCCGTGACCGCCGGCACGTTGCTCGCCAACAACTCGACCGGATCGGCTACCGGCTCCGGAGCCGTATCCGTCAGTGGCGGCGGCACCATCGGCGGCTCGGGCAGCATCGCGGGAAACCTCACCATCGCCGGCCTCGGAACACTTTCGCCGGGTAACAGCGTCGGCACGATCACCACGAGCGGCGGACAGGAATGGCAGGGCGGCGGCACCTACCGCTGGGAAATCGCCGACCCATCGCTCGCACCCGGCACCGGCTGGGACCTCGCCGAACTCGGCGCAGGCACGCTGAAGATTTCGGCTACGCCCGCGTCGAAGTTCAAGATCGACATCGTCCAGCAGGGCTCGGCAGCGCCCGCAGGGGCCGTTGACCCGGACGCCTGGTTCACCATCGCACACGCCGGCGCGCTCACCGATGCGGCCGGTGCCCCGCTCGACCTCCTGACGGTCTCCAATCTCTTCGACTTGCCGAGCAATGTCGGCGAAGCGTGGGAGGTTCGAGTTCAGGATGTCGGAGGGGGCGGCGGGTACAACATCCAGCTCAGCGCCGTTCCCGAACCCGCGTCGCTCGCCGGCATCGCCGTCGCAGCAACCGGCCTTCTGTCCCGCCGCCGACGGGCGCGTCGCCTTCGCTCTTGA
- a CDS encoding sulfate/molybdate ABC transporter ATP-binding protein, whose product MSIEVQNVTKSFGTFKALDNVSIEIKTGELVALLGPSGSGKTTLLRIIAGLEQADPGGRINFWGEDVADYHVSARKVGFVFQHYALFKHMTVFENVAFGLRARPWRLRPRRSEIADRVHSLLKLVQLDTLAKRYPSQLSGGQRQRVALARALAVEPKVLLLDEPFGALDARVRRELRRWLRRLHDEVHITSVFVTHDQEEALEVADRVAVMNHGRIEQLDTPEAVYERPASPFVYQFLGTVNLFHGRVHEGAVRIGDAAFPMSADGIVTSTDSPDRASATAFVRPHEIDLSSQPNGFPAVRVRVLHVSAAGPIVRLHAERIDTNDAVEVELTKTRYRELKIKAGDEVWAHLKSLRVFGEDYSI is encoded by the coding sequence ATGAGCATTGAAGTCCAAAACGTCACCAAGTCCTTCGGGACGTTTAAAGCGCTCGACAACGTCTCCATCGAGATCAAGACGGGCGAGCTTGTCGCGCTGCTCGGGCCGAGTGGCTCGGGCAAGACGACCCTGCTGCGCATTATCGCAGGCCTCGAACAGGCCGACCCCGGCGGGCGGATCAACTTCTGGGGCGAAGACGTCGCGGATTACCACGTGTCAGCGAGGAAGGTGGGCTTCGTCTTTCAGCACTATGCGCTGTTCAAGCACATGACGGTCTTTGAGAACGTCGCGTTCGGCCTGCGCGCCCGTCCCTGGCGATTGCGGCCCCGCCGCAGCGAGATCGCCGACCGGGTCCACAGCCTGCTCAAACTCGTGCAGCTCGATACGCTGGCCAAACGCTACCCCTCTCAACTGTCGGGCGGGCAACGGCAGCGGGTGGCGCTCGCCCGCGCGCTGGCGGTGGAACCCAAGGTTCTGCTGCTGGACGAGCCGTTTGGCGCCCTCGACGCCCGCGTTCGTCGCGAGCTGCGTCGCTGGCTCCGTCGACTGCACGATGAGGTCCACATCACCAGCGTGTTCGTGACCCACGACCAGGAAGAAGCGCTCGAAGTCGCCGACCGCGTAGCGGTGATGAACCATGGGCGCATCGAGCAGCTCGATACACCTGAAGCCGTTTACGAGCGGCCGGCTTCCCCTTTCGTCTACCAGTTCCTGGGAACGGTGAACCTCTTCCACGGACGGGTCCACGAGGGAGCCGTCCGGATCGGCGATGCCGCGTTCCCGATGTCGGCCGACGGCATCGTGACATCGACCGATTCGCCCGACCGCGCCTCGGCGACGGCCTTCGTTCGGCCGCACGAGATCGATCTGTCTTCTCAGCCGAACGGATTCCCTGCCGTGCGTGTCCGGGTGCTCCACGTGAGCGCGGCCGGGCCGATTGTCCGCCTCCATGCCGAGCGGATCGACACCAACGACGCGGTCGAAGTGGAACTGACCAAGACGCGATATCGCGAACTCAAGATCAAGGCCGGCGACGAGGTCTGGGCGCACCTCAAATCGCTGCGTGTCTTCGGCGAAGACTATTCGATCTGA
- a CDS encoding porin — MTSRNQRRRASNWLVATVAIVATPVVALADTKPSYEDLQKRIELLESRVQATEEQKRADAAAARQVDATIDAVARDANKRSQMLAEGGLTAGYDKGFFIKSEDGNFLFKPSAIFQFRGVSNTNDSGSDDETVAGFEIRRARFRFDGHVVTPDLTYSFVWDTNRQGGAVTLLDAWAAYKITPEISVKVGQFKESWSHEKDISFTNQLAVDRTLVDTVIGGNLTDRVQGVSVTYGGTKNNPIRAEVALHDGANSKNTDFRDFVGTTANPANFGAGGRFEYKLFGDWANYRDFTAKGNKEDLLVVGGGLDWTQRGDLDTTIAGIDAQYETAWGLNAFAGIVGNFANTGAGNRSDYGVFGQVGYLVAPAWEVFGRYDVLLLDDNFTDDDTFNEITVGVNYFLGKDGSALHRAKITVDATFLPDGAPSTQTGIGVLAGNDQQFVFRAQFQLQL; from the coding sequence ATGACTAGCAGGAACCAGCGGCGTCGGGCGAGCAATTGGCTTGTCGCGACGGTTGCAATCGTCGCAACGCCGGTCGTTGCGTTGGCAGACACAAAGCCGTCCTACGAGGACTTGCAGAAGCGCATCGAGCTGCTCGAGTCGCGCGTGCAGGCGACCGAAGAACAGAAGCGAGCCGACGCTGCCGCGGCCAGACAGGTTGACGCCACGATTGATGCCGTCGCGAGGGATGCGAACAAGCGCAGTCAGATGCTCGCTGAGGGTGGCCTGACCGCCGGCTATGACAAGGGCTTCTTCATCAAGAGCGAGGACGGCAACTTCCTGTTCAAGCCTTCAGCCATCTTCCAGTTCCGGGGCGTCAGCAACACCAATGATTCGGGCAGCGACGACGAGACGGTCGCCGGCTTCGAGATTCGCCGGGCAAGGTTCCGCTTCGACGGCCATGTCGTCACGCCAGATCTGACGTACAGTTTCGTTTGGGATACCAATCGCCAGGGCGGCGCGGTGACGCTGCTGGACGCCTGGGCCGCTTACAAGATCACTCCCGAGATCTCGGTCAAGGTCGGCCAGTTCAAGGAATCCTGGTCGCACGAGAAGGACATCTCGTTCACCAACCAGCTCGCCGTTGACCGTACACTGGTCGACACCGTCATTGGTGGCAACCTTACCGATCGTGTTCAGGGCGTCAGCGTGACCTACGGCGGCACCAAGAACAACCCCATCCGGGCCGAAGTCGCGCTGCACGATGGTGCAAACTCCAAGAACACCGACTTCCGCGATTTCGTCGGTACCACGGCCAACCCGGCCAACTTCGGTGCCGGCGGCCGGTTCGAATACAAACTCTTCGGCGACTGGGCCAACTACCGGGACTTCACCGCCAAGGGGAACAAGGAAGACCTTCTGGTCGTCGGCGGTGGCCTGGACTGGACCCAGCGCGGCGATCTCGATACGACCATCGCCGGGATCGACGCCCAGTATGAAACCGCCTGGGGCCTGAATGCTTTCGCCGGCATCGTCGGCAACTTTGCCAACACCGGCGCGGGCAACCGTTCCGATTACGGTGTCTTCGGACAGGTCGGCTACCTCGTCGCTCCGGCGTGGGAAGTCTTCGGCCGGTACGACGTGCTTCTGCTCGACGACAACTTCACGGATGACGATACCTTCAATGAGATCACCGTCGGCGTGAACTACTTCCTTGGCAAGGATGGGTCGGCGCTGCACCGCGCCAAGATCACGGTCGATGCCACCTTCCTTCCGGACGGAGCCCCATCGACACAGACCGGCATCGGCGTACTGGCGGGCAACGACCAGCAATTCGTCTTCCGCGCACAGTTCCAGCTTCAGCTGTAA
- a CDS encoding AAA family ATPase translates to MNNRDKPIDRLVDQSRTLGSGRVIRDPANVTPEQASAVVRAYTEFQMRTRISNAKAARSIGASEAALTAMVRGERDGNWQDLAVDLDRWLEDELKRENAPKPTDFVWTTVAEEVLAVAEATIELKTIGLVYGDTGIGKTLALKAVAAEKPGTVFVSVETACASSHGLIEAIGHEICGTSLAKWHQSRQALVKIKEQLKGTPRLLIIDEVHKLCSDSDSDRALNVIRDLHDHTEIPILLSGSTDLVAYLERRQTGGREPLGQIRSRIGIRRDLCERSGGGSDGGPLGAPLFSAEEVRKVFAKSKMRLASDAVGYLMQLANLPGSGGLRACRNIVVMATKIHQSRASELTADMLRSVHAMLVNRRAFEQVEARMEEARPVVTAKIG, encoded by the coding sequence ATGAACAACCGAGACAAGCCAATCGATCGCCTTGTTGACCAGAGCCGCACGCTCGGTTCCGGACGCGTCATCCGCGACCCGGCAAACGTGACGCCGGAGCAGGCATCGGCCGTTGTCCGAGCCTACACGGAATTCCAGATGCGCACGCGCATCAGCAATGCAAAAGCCGCCCGATCCATTGGAGCGAGCGAGGCCGCACTGACTGCGATGGTCAGGGGCGAGAGAGACGGCAACTGGCAAGACCTGGCCGTTGATCTGGACCGCTGGCTTGAAGACGAACTGAAGCGGGAGAACGCACCGAAGCCGACAGACTTCGTATGGACGACCGTTGCCGAGGAAGTGCTGGCCGTCGCGGAAGCGACCATCGAGTTGAAGACAATCGGCCTTGTCTACGGCGACACAGGCATCGGCAAGACGCTCGCTCTCAAGGCCGTTGCAGCCGAGAAGCCTGGCACCGTGTTTGTGTCGGTCGAAACGGCGTGCGCATCGTCTCACGGGCTGATAGAGGCGATCGGCCACGAGATTTGCGGGACGTCGCTTGCGAAGTGGCACCAGTCGCGACAGGCGCTGGTGAAGATCAAAGAGCAGCTCAAGGGGACTCCACGCCTGCTGATTATCGATGAGGTTCACAAGCTCTGCTCGGACAGCGATTCTGACAGGGCATTGAACGTCATTCGCGACCTTCACGACCACACGGAAATCCCGATCCTGCTGAGTGGCAGCACGGACCTGGTGGCTTACCTGGAACGCCGCCAGACCGGCGGGCGTGAGCCGTTGGGCCAAATCCGATCCCGCATAGGTATCCGCCGCGATCTGTGCGAGCGGTCCGGCGGCGGAAGCGACGGCGGACCGCTCGGCGCTCCGCTGTTCAGCGCCGAGGAGGTTCGCAAGGTATTCGCGAAATCAAAGATGCGGCTGGCGTCCGACGCTGTCGGCTACCTGATGCAACTGGCGAACCTCCCCGGATCCGGCGGGCTGCGCGCATGCCGAAACATCGTGGTGATGGCGACGAAGATTCACCAGAGCCGAGCAAGCGAATTGACGGCCGACATGCTGCGGAGCGTACACGCGATGTTGGTCAATCGGCGGGCCTTCGAACAGGTCGAGGCCCGGATGGAAGAGGCGCGACCCGTAGTCACCGCGAAGATCGGCTGA
- a CDS encoding Mu transposase C-terminal domain-containing protein, translated as MTQSLPTSSLPAAVPPPAPKGVAWIEATEAARRSGLDERHVRRECAERWLAAGLARQVRGQGRRSRWEVREDADPRFARVLFAEQLPADLRTLTDAQRATVIEREQILKAWHGELAAGLAAGRTRDQVTADFLRKRQMLAAKTSAAKVPSRRTLELWATAYRCDGRIGLVDRRSVKVESGQVMGPGDDVDPFFTILRDLYFSTRRPSLRQCWSDAREIAAEQGVGQRSYDQSKRYIRSLPKAAVLMHREGDKAYGDKAEPFIERDFGQLASNELWCADHHQFDVWVSAGGKLVRPWLTAWQDLRSRMIVGWKIFAHDPNQDVILEALDAGFEHFGIPEGVYIDNGRDYRSYALTGETRAQRFIRSKSFRLQLDADDVAGLFAELQIARQHSLPYNARAKPIERFFGTLELGFGKRFTTYCGNKPDNRPEVLQSHLDKGEAPTLEEFSRLFSAWLDADYHAKAHTGDAMEGRTPAEVYAACQTTRRVATADQRAMLRWKWTPIQKVGRNGVQYRGIRYGQFDAAMVQRFGEEVRLRVDPADLTRVAVYTPDRKFIAVTASNVRLPFAAKDEQSVREAIARQRTVRKDRRRYFESRDRQGFTTTDHLHSINVERVRAEVAARAAGAPNLRIVQTENDPELAKLGNALKRPADRTKPGESAEIDLLDIFAKGPLPIQASGGESTVDLLGVQGDPFEQLRQRFIYDRQEEPEAEAEEPLSLGEIMRRREAIG; from the coding sequence TTCGCGAGGACGCCGATCCGCGATTCGCCCGCGTGCTGTTCGCCGAGCAGCTTCCGGCGGACCTGCGGACGTTGACCGATGCCCAGCGTGCCACCGTCATCGAACGGGAGCAAATCCTGAAAGCCTGGCACGGCGAGTTGGCGGCGGGCCTGGCGGCGGGCCGCACACGCGATCAGGTGACCGCGGACTTTCTCCGCAAGCGGCAAATGCTGGCGGCAAAGACATCCGCCGCGAAGGTCCCGAGCCGGCGCACGCTCGAATTGTGGGCGACGGCATACCGTTGCGACGGCCGAATCGGGCTTGTCGATCGACGGTCGGTGAAAGTGGAGTCCGGCCAGGTGATGGGGCCGGGCGACGACGTCGACCCGTTCTTTACCATCCTCCGCGATCTCTACTTCTCAACCCGGCGGCCGAGCCTGCGACAGTGCTGGAGCGACGCGCGGGAGATCGCCGCAGAGCAGGGCGTCGGCCAGCGGTCTTACGATCAGAGCAAACGCTACATCCGATCGCTGCCCAAGGCGGCCGTGCTGATGCATCGGGAAGGCGACAAGGCTTACGGGGACAAGGCCGAGCCGTTCATCGAGCGGGACTTCGGCCAGCTTGCCAGCAATGAACTCTGGTGCGCGGATCATCACCAGTTCGACGTATGGGTGAGCGCGGGCGGCAAGTTGGTGCGTCCGTGGCTCACGGCCTGGCAAGACCTGCGAAGCCGGATGATCGTGGGCTGGAAGATCTTCGCGCACGACCCGAATCAGGATGTCATTCTGGAAGCGCTGGACGCCGGGTTTGAGCACTTCGGCATTCCCGAGGGTGTCTACATCGACAACGGCCGCGACTACCGTTCATACGCGTTGACAGGCGAGACGCGGGCCCAGCGGTTCATCCGGAGCAAGTCATTCCGTCTGCAGCTCGACGCCGACGATGTGGCCGGCCTGTTCGCCGAGCTGCAGATCGCCCGGCAGCACTCCCTTCCCTACAACGCCCGCGCCAAACCCATCGAGCGATTCTTCGGCACGCTGGAGCTTGGCTTCGGCAAGCGGTTCACGACCTACTGCGGCAACAAGCCGGACAATCGGCCGGAAGTTCTGCAAAGCCATCTCGACAAAGGCGAAGCGCCGACGCTGGAAGAGTTTTCCCGGCTCTTCTCCGCGTGGCTTGACGCTGACTATCACGCCAAGGCCCACACCGGCGACGCGATGGAAGGTCGGACGCCGGCGGAGGTCTACGCGGCCTGCCAGACCACGCGACGCGTGGCGACGGCGGATCAGCGGGCGATGCTGCGGTGGAAGTGGACACCGATTCAGAAGGTCGGACGCAACGGCGTCCAGTACCGAGGCATCCGCTACGGCCAGTTCGATGCCGCGATGGTTCAGCGGTTCGGGGAAGAGGTTCGGTTGCGGGTTGACCCGGCGGACCTTACGCGCGTCGCCGTGTACACGCCGGATCGGAAGTTCATCGCGGTCACCGCGTCGAACGTGCGGCTACCGTTCGCGGCCAAGGATGAGCAGTCGGTGCGTGAGGCGATCGCCCGACAGCGAACCGTGCGGAAGGATCGCCGGCGATACTTCGAATCACGCGATCGCCAGGGGTTCACGACGACCGATCATCTGCACTCCATCAACGTCGAACGCGTTCGGGCGGAAGTCGCCGCCAGGGCTGCGGGCGCGCCGAACCTTCGAATCGTCCAGACCGAAAACGACCCGGAGCTTGCCAAGCTCGGGAACGCGCTCAAACGTCCGGCCGATCGTACGAAGCCTGGCGAGTCCGCCGAAATCGACTTGCTGGACATCTTCGCCAAGGGGCCGCTGCCGATTCAGGCGTCCGGCGGCGAATCCACCGTTGACCTGCTCGGCGTGCAAGGCGACCCGTTCGAGCAGCTCCGCCAGCGGTTCATTTACGACCGGCAAGAGGAACCCGAGGCAGAGGCGGAAGAGCCGTTGTCCCTGGGAGAGATCATGCGCCGGCGAGAGGCAATCGGGTGA